One part of the Sporosarcina ureae genome encodes these proteins:
- a CDS encoding iron-containing alcohol dehydrogenase produces the protein MHKLTFAPTSYIGWGCLSVLPDEVKRLQAKKILIVTDPFLLKLGITDTIEKPLQQMGCTTDIYTDVEPEPPLEIGERLVAYTRSHEFDLVIGLGGGSALDLAKIAAVLSMNDGNVSDYLNLSGNRTITDKGLPKILIPTTSGTGSEVTNISVLSLNTTKDVVTHDFLLADVAIVDPELTITLPPKVTAATGVDALTHAIEAYVSKNANPVTDSLAFKAIQLISGAIRTAVKDGENKQARSDMSYGSYLAGLAFFNAGVAGVHALAYPLGGQFHIAHGDSNAVLLPYVMGYIRISCEEQLKHILEAMGSSTVGQTQEEASYTCINKLEELVNDVGIPSTLKGFNIPIESLEALTDDAIKQTRILSRSPMELKRDDIFAIYKSAFEGVVVEPH, from the coding sequence ATGCATAAACTGACATTCGCACCAACGAGTTATATAGGATGGGGTTGCCTCTCGGTATTACCTGACGAAGTTAAAAGACTACAAGCTAAAAAAATCCTTATTGTGACTGATCCTTTCTTACTGAAGCTCGGTATAACTGACACTATTGAAAAACCATTACAACAAATGGGTTGCACAACAGATATTTACACAGATGTAGAACCGGAACCGCCACTTGAAATCGGAGAGAGGTTGGTTGCATACACAAGAAGTCATGAATTTGATTTGGTCATTGGTTTAGGAGGCGGTAGCGCATTAGACTTAGCGAAGATCGCTGCTGTTTTGTCAATGAATGATGGAAACGTCTCAGACTATCTAAACCTATCTGGAAATCGAACTATTACGGACAAAGGTTTACCTAAAATACTTATTCCAACTACTTCAGGCACCGGATCTGAAGTTACCAATATCTCCGTACTATCGCTAAATACAACAAAAGATGTAGTCACACATGACTTTTTATTAGCAGATGTTGCTATTGTAGACCCTGAACTAACCATCACTTTGCCTCCGAAAGTAACTGCAGCTACAGGTGTTGATGCATTAACCCATGCCATTGAAGCCTATGTATCAAAAAATGCTAATCCCGTAACGGATTCTTTAGCATTTAAAGCCATACAATTAATTAGTGGAGCAATACGAACAGCAGTGAAAGATGGTGAAAATAAACAAGCCCGCTCTGATATGAGCTATGGAAGCTATCTAGCCGGATTAGCATTTTTTAATGCAGGTGTTGCGGGTGTCCACGCGCTTGCCTATCCTTTAGGCGGTCAATTTCATATAGCTCATGGAGATTCCAATGCTGTATTATTACCTTATGTGATGGGGTATATAAGAATAAGCTGTGAAGAACAGTTGAAACACATCTTGGAAGCCATGGGTAGTAGTACGGTTGGACAAACACAAGAAGAAGCTTCCTATACATGTATAAATAAATTGGAGGAACTTGTTAATGATGTAGGTATTCCATCTACACTTAAAGGATTTAATATTCCTATTGAATCTTTAGAAGCTCTCACTGATGACGCTATTAAACAAACCAGAATTTTATCACGCAGCCCAATGGAATTGAAAAGAGATGACATTTTTGCGATTTATAAGTCTGCCTTCGAAGGTGTCGTGGTGGAACCACATTAA
- a CDS encoding MFS transporter yields the protein MNLRVLLLAISAITVGLVELVVGGILPVIAEDLHVSIATGGQLITIFALVYAVAGPVLLSFTAKVERKKLYLLTLFVFLIGNILTYLSPTFGLMMAARILTAASAALVIVLSLTITARMVEPRIRAKSLGYIYMGISSSLVLGVPIGIVITNAFGWRSVFLGISIMTIISIILIAKFFEKIPTGDVQPLSVQIKALANKKIFFAHMATMFMLAGHYTVYAYFTPFLETTMKLSPYWISVFYFLFGLAAVAGGAFGGGLATRLGSKKSILIILGAFAISLFALPYSTFSIPLFIIFMMVWGGLSWALAPAQQDYIIQSDPVTSDVHQSFNNSALQVGIALGSGVGGVVYSQTGTVTNMPAVGGILVIIAFICAAISLSMAVKTRQATV from the coding sequence TTGAATTTACGTGTATTATTATTGGCTATTTCAGCTATAACAGTAGGACTGGTAGAGTTGGTAGTCGGAGGCATACTGCCAGTGATTGCAGAGGACTTACATGTCTCGATTGCAACCGGGGGTCAGTTAATCACAATTTTCGCACTGGTGTATGCAGTGGCGGGACCTGTGTTATTATCATTCACTGCGAAAGTGGAGCGAAAGAAATTATATTTACTTACGCTTTTTGTATTCTTAATAGGTAACATCCTAACGTATTTGAGCCCAACGTTCGGCTTGATGATGGCTGCACGCATATTAACTGCAGCAAGCGCAGCACTCGTCATTGTCTTGTCGTTGACGATTACGGCGCGTATGGTTGAACCTCGAATCCGAGCGAAGTCACTTGGCTATATTTATATGGGGATCAGTTCATCGCTTGTGCTCGGTGTGCCAATTGGGATCGTCATAACAAATGCTTTTGGATGGCGTTCTGTATTCCTAGGAATCTCTATAATGACCATCATTTCGATTATTTTGATTGCCAAGTTTTTCGAGAAGATTCCTACAGGCGATGTACAACCACTTTCTGTACAAATTAAAGCATTGGCGAATAAAAAAATATTCTTTGCTCATATGGCAACGATGTTTATGCTAGCCGGTCATTACACCGTGTATGCATACTTCACTCCGTTCCTTGAGACAACAATGAAATTAAGTCCTTACTGGATTAGTGTCTTCTACTTCCTATTCGGATTGGCTGCAGTTGCAGGCGGAGCATTCGGTGGAGGGTTGGCAACACGGCTTGGTTCTAAGAAAAGTATTTTAATCATTCTTGGCGCGTTTGCTATTAGCTTATTCGCCCTTCCCTACTCTACGTTTTCGATTCCGCTATTCATCATTTTCATGATGGTTTGGGGTGGATTGAGTTGGGCGTTGGCACCTGCACAACAAGATTATATTATTCAAAGTGATCCTGTTACGTCCGACGTTCACCAGAGTTTCAACAACTCGGCTCTGCAAGTCGGAATCGCGCTTGGTTCGGGTGTCGGTGGTGTCGTATACAGTCAGACAGGTACCGTAACAAATATGCCTGCTGTTGGCGGTATCCTTGTCATCATTGCGTTCATATGTGCAGCTATCTCACTTTCAATGGCCGTAAAGACTCGTCAAGCAACTGTATAA
- a CDS encoding DUF3784 domain-containing protein, translating into MKRGMLMLGLLLDVVILLAFIVYGIALWHGKGAALLTGYNTMSSEKRMQLNERALFKFIAKIMFTLSFCVGLFAVSELLGEDIYFIVGLSLFVIVLGFAWIYANTGNRFKK; encoded by the coding sequence ATGAAACGAGGGATGCTTATGCTCGGTCTGCTACTCGATGTTGTCATTCTGCTTGCATTTATTGTGTACGGTATTGCTCTTTGGCATGGTAAAGGCGCAGCTCTGCTTACAGGTTATAATACGATGTCTAGTGAGAAAAGGATGCAACTAAACGAACGTGCATTATTCAAGTTTATAGCAAAGATTATGTTCACTTTAAGTTTTTGTGTCGGTTTATTCGCAGTGAGTGAACTGCTAGGAGAAGATATATATTTCATAGTGGGACTATCACTTTTCGTGATAGTACTCGGTTTTGCATGGATTTACGCAAATACAGGAAATCGATTTAAAAAATAA